TCACGTTAATGGATGGAGAACACACGCTGCATGAAGGCTGGATCTCGGAATATCTGGCGGGCCAGGGCCGGATGGATGTCGCGGATATGTTCTCCACGGTTTATCAGGGTGTGGAGCAGCTGCCCCCGGCACATTCGATGACAGTCAGCGCGAAGGGGATTACCTTCTCCAGATATTACACCTTCCAGACGCCGTCTCCACTCCGGCTGCGCAGCAATGGCGAGTATGAGGAAGCATTCCGTGAGGTATTCGGACGGGCCGTCCGGGACCGGTTGCGTACCCATCTTGAAGCTGGTGCGAACTTAAGCGGCGGGCTGGACTCGGGGGCGGTGGTGAGCTTTGCAGCGGAGGAGCTTCGCCGCACCGGCAAGCCACTGTACACCTTCAGCTCGTATCCCCTGGATCACTTTACAGGGTTCAAGCTGGGCCAGCGGGTGACCGATGAGCGTCCATATATTCAGGAGACCATCGACTATGTCGGGAACATTGAGCCTAGCTTCTACAATTTTCCTGACCGCAGCTCTTATGGCGAAATCGACGAATGGCTCGATATTATGGAGATGCCCTACAAATTCATAGAGAATTCCTATTGGCTCAAAGGTATATATGAACAAGCCGGACTGAAGAATGCCGGTGTGCTGCTCAGCGGACAGCGGGGCAACTGGAGTATCTCCTGGGGACCGGCGCTGGATTACCAGGCGAAGCTGCTGCGTGAATTCCGCTGGTTCCGCTTTTACCGGGAGAATAAGCTGTACAGCCATTCGATGGGCGTAAGCCGCAAAAGAATGCTGAAGATTGCCGGGCGCAAGGTATTCCCCGCCCTGGGCCAGCTGATGGCTGGGAAGCAGGAGGCTGCGCCGGAGCTGATCCATCCTGAATTTGCCCGGCGGACCGGGGTGCAGGAGCGGCTGAAGGAGCTGGACCAGTCGCCTGCTTCCCAGACCGTGTACGATATCCGCAGAGAGCATTTCCGCCAGCCGCATGTCTGGAATGTGAACGGAACGGCGGCTACCAAGCTGTCGCTGAAGTACAGGGTATGGGACCGGGATGCGACGAATGACCTGCGTGTCATCAACTTCTGTATGTCGGTGCCTGAGGAACAATACGTCCAGAACGGTATGGATCGCTCGCTTATCCGCCGGGCGATGGAAGGGCGGCTGCCGGATAAGGTCAGGCTTAACCAGACCCGGCGCGGTATCCAGGGGGCGGACGGCATTACACGAATGCTGCCCGAGTGGCAGAGGTTCCAGCAGGAGCTGAGGGAGATGCTGCAAGACCCCCGTACTTCGTCTTATCTGAATCGTCCCGGGCTCGCCGGATGTTTGGACCGGCTGGGTAGTGAGCCCGAACCATTATTAATCTTTAACACGGATTTCCGCCTTCTTACACGAGGACTGGTGTTCTACCGCTTTTTGAAGCGGCTCTCCTGAAGGACGTTTCTTGAAAGGGGGTGACAAGATGAAAAAGGAATACAGCAAGCCTGCATTGGAAGTGTTGGATGTGAAAATGACTATGGCTGGCCCAGGGGTATCCATTGCCGATGCGTTCCAAGCCGATCCAGATGAAATCGTTAGTCACTCCTAGTCTTCTGCATTACCGCTCAGCCCTAATCCCTCTTAGCTTGCTGGAGGGGGATCAGGGCTATCCCTTTATCCGAAGTAACGTTCCGACTTGAAATATAAGAATGTATAGGTTTCACGCTATACATTGCAATGCCGTTTCCACTTGTCATCCGCAAGACAACGGGTGAAATTGACTGAGATGGAGTGAGCAGTATGGCTGGCACAGTGCAATGCCTCGGTTATAAGGCTTTTGGCCTGCAGATCCTCAGTGAGTTCCCGTTGCCGGAACTTCCCCGTACGGATCACCCCGGAAGGATAGGGAGCCTGTCGGTAGTTGAAGGTCATCTAACGGATCGCTGGGAAGATATACCGAAGATTACGCCGAATCTGGGCATCGCGGAGCATGAAGTGATGTTCATGGTGAAGGGCACCGCTATTTTTTCCATACAGAACGGCAGTACCATTACAGTCTCTCCAGCAGCAGGCGCAGATCCGGATAGTATCCGCTTGTTCATTCTGGGCAGCTGTATGGGTGTAGTGTTGATGCAAAAAGGCATACTGGCCCTGCATGGCAGCTCGCTTGTGCTGGACAATAAGGCCTATGCGCTGGTGGGGCGTTCAGGTGCGGGTAAATCCACGCTTGCCTCCTATCTGATGGATCAGGGACATCTCCTGGTCAGTGACGACGTTATTCCCGTGTTGGTGCATAATGGACATCCATTAGCTGTTCCAGGTTATCCGCAGCAGAAGCTGTGGCAGCAGAGCCTGGACTATTTGGGAATGAATTCGTCTGCGTACCGTCCGTTATTTCAGCGGGAGACCAAGTTCGCCGTACCGGTGCATGACCGGTTCCAGAGTGAGCCGCTGCCGCTGGCCGGCATATTTGAACTGTCTGTGGTGCAGGACGGGCCGGTGGCCGTAGAGGCGATAAGCGGCTTGGACCGGCTTCATACCTTATACAATCATACTTATCAAAAAGCGCTGGTTGACCCTATGGGTGTCAGAGAATGGCACTTCGGGCTGCTGGCCTCGTTCGTGAACCGGCTGCCGATGTACCGGCTGACCCGCCCTGAGCAGGGCTTCAGTGCACCGCAGCAGACAGAAATGATTATGGAGACGATTATGCCCAAGGTGAAGGAGATGAACCTATGAATATGAATACTACAGAAGTGTTGTCGCTGGATTCGGTACTGGTTCAACGGGAAGGCAATATCGCAAGTGATATGGACGGCGAGAAGGTCATGCTGAATGTGAAGAACGGCAAATACTACAACCTCGGCGAAGTCGGCGGTGAGATCTGGGAAGCATTGGCTTCACCGGTATCGATTCGGCAGATTGCCGGGAAGATGCAGGAGATCTTCGAGGTGCCCGCAGAGCTGGCGCAGCAGGATGTCATTGATTTTGTACAGAATCTGCTGAATGAGGATCTGGTCTCCATCGTTAGCGGACCATGATGACCCTCCGGCGGCTCCGTCTTCTGCTGGTGCATGACAAGGCGTTGCTTGCGCTGCTTCCCGAGACATTGTGGCGGCTGATGCTGGTCCGAATCCAGCTGTTGTTCCCCTTTGCCAGGACGGCCCCGCAGCTTGGGGTGAAATCCCTGGAGACTCCCTCAGTATCCAAAGCTTCCGATATTCGCCGCATCCAGCAGATTACCAAGGCGATCCGGGTGATGAGCCGCTATACTCCCTGGAAAAGCACCTGTATGGTCCGGGCGGTAGCCGCCCTGAAGATGCTGGAGAAGCGGGGCATTGAGAGTACCCTCTATATGGGGGTGGCCCGCGATAAGCAGGGACAAATGATTGCCCACGCCTGGCTGCGCAGCGGAGCCCATTATGTCTCCGGGGATGATGCTATGCAGGGCTTCGTGGTGGTGGAGAAGTTCGCGAAGGTGTTACAAGCCGAGTAATCGAGGTGGGTCCATGCAAGTTATAATCTACTACGTCCGGCAGCTTCAGCGGTTGTCGGGCGTGAAGCTGTATCTTAATCTGTTGGGCATGGTGATCAGCGGTCTGCTCGAGAGCTCCGCCATTCTGCTGCTGGTTCCCATGCTTGGCATGGCCGGTATTCAGCTGGGCGGCGCGGCGGCGGGCTATCATCTTCCTATGCTCGGATTCATCAGTGAACTGCCGCAGTCCACAGCGCTGCTGCTGGTGCTGGGCAGTTATGTTCTAATTGTGCTCTGCCAGAATCTGATCGCAAGGTTCGTGGCGATCCGCAATGTTGAGATTCAGCAGACCTATGGCAGGCAGCTGCGCTATGAGGTCTATAGCGCATTGCTGCGGGCGCAGTGGTCTTTTTTTCTTAGGAAGCGCACCTCTGATCTGATCAATATGATGACCACCGAGCTGGCCAGAGTCCTGGCGGGTATCAGCGGCTTCCTGCAGTTGCTCACTTCGCTGTTGTTCACTCTGGTGCAGATTGCCTTTGCCTTCTGGCTGTCCCCCAAGATGACACTGGCGGTTCTCGTCTGCGCGGCGCTGCTGTCCATCTTCTCCCGGCGGTTCATCCGTAAGGCGAAGAGGCTGGGCAGCCGCAGCACGGAGCTGGGCAAGACGTATTTGGGCGGCATTACCGATCAGCTGAACGGAATCAAGGATATCAAAAGCAATAATCTGGAGCAGTCCCGCCTCGAATGGCTGCATGCCTTCACCGGCGAGGTCAAGCAGGAGCAGCTGGACTACACGCGCCTGCGCTCCAACTCCCAGCTTCTGTATAAGCTGTCTGCCACGCTGCTGATTGCCCTATTTATCTTCGTCTCCTTCCGGTTCATGCAAGTGGCGGGGCCGAATCTGCTGCTGGTTATTCTCGTCTTCACCCGGTTGTGGCCGACCTTCTCGACGCTACAGTCGCTGTTGGAGCAGCTGGCCTCGGTAGTGCCATCCTTCAAACAGCTGCAATCGCTGCAGGAAGAATGTCTGGCTGCTGTTGAGCATGAACCGGATCAAGGCGTAGAACAGGTGTCGCCTATGACGCTGGAGCACGGTCTGGAGGCCCGGAATGTCGATTTCCGTTATCATGCGGACGAGCCGCAATATTCACTCCAGAACGTGAATGTGCGGATTCCCGCCCGGAAGATGACGGCGATAGTCGGACGTTCAGGCGCCGGCAAAAGCACGCTCGTCGATCTGCTCATGGGACTGATGCAGCCGGAGAACGGGGAGATTCTGGCGGACGGTCAGCCGGTCACGGGGGAGCGGCTGCTGTCCTACCGGAGATCCATCGGGTATGTGGCACAGGACCCGTTCCTGTATAACGCGACCATCCGCGATAATCTGATGATGATCAAGCCGGATGCAGAGGAAGCGGAGCTGTGGGAGGCGCTGGAGTTTGCTTCCTCGGCGGACTTTGTCCGCAAGCTGCCGGACGGATTGGATACACTGCTGGGTGACCGGGGCGTTCGCCTGTCAGGCGGGGAGCGGCAGCGTCTGGTGCTGGCACGCGCCATTATCCGCAAGCCGTCGATTCTGGTGCTCGATGAGGCGACAAGTGCGCTCGACACCGAGAACGAGCAGCGGATTCAAGAGGCGCTGGAGCGGATTAAGGCTTCCGTGACCGTCATTGTCATTGCCCACCGCCTGTCCACGATCCGTGGAGCCGATCAGATTCTGGTCATCGACCAGGGCCGGGTCATCCAACAGGGAGTCTACAGCGGCCTGGCTTCGGAGAAGGGCGGCATGTTTAGCCGGCTATTGAAGGGGCAGGAAGAAGCAAGATACACAAATGGAGACATAAGGACTCAAGCGTAACTACGGTGAATATTTGGACTTCCGGCCGCTGTTGTCACCATATTTCATGATTTGTACCGCTACTAGCGGTTGAAATCCGGTGACAAAGGCGGTCGCTGCCGCTCCTCCAGTTCCAAAATTCCCCTTCGTTACTTCCGCCTTATGTTGCCATTCATAGTT
This genomic interval from Paenibacillus sp. FSL H8-0332 contains the following:
- a CDS encoding asparagine synthase-related protein, translating into MSAIAGIYSMQHGPLDPELGPRLMQELQRYPADDARGWNTEGLFLGCHAQWITPQSRGEVLPYYDPQRKLAIVADAILDNRSELFGQLQVVREDQESMPDSLLILLAYEKWGDQAPVHLVGDFAFMIWDAGRQTLFGARDFSGSRTLYFHRSGRQFSFCTVIHPLFTLMDGEHTLHEGWISEYLAGQGRMDVADMFSTVYQGVEQLPPAHSMTVSAKGITFSRYYTFQTPSPLRLRSNGEYEEAFREVFGRAVRDRLRTHLEAGANLSGGLDSGAVVSFAAEELRRTGKPLYTFSSYPLDHFTGFKLGQRVTDERPYIQETIDYVGNIEPSFYNFPDRSSYGEIDEWLDIMEMPYKFIENSYWLKGIYEQAGLKNAGVLLSGQRGNWSISWGPALDYQAKLLREFRWFRFYRENKLYSHSMGVSRKRMLKIAGRKVFPALGQLMAGKQEAAPELIHPEFARRTGVQERLKELDQSPASQTVYDIRREHFRQPHVWNVNGTAATKLSLKYRVWDRDATNDLRVINFCMSVPEEQYVQNGMDRSLIRRAMEGRLPDKVRLNQTRRGIQGADGITRMLPEWQRFQQELREMLQDPRTSSYLNRPGLAGCLDRLGSEPEPLLIFNTDFRLLTRGLVFYRFLKRLS
- a CDS encoding paeninodin family lasso peptide gives rise to the protein MKKEYSKPALEVLDVKMTMAGPGVSIADAFQADPDEIVSHS
- a CDS encoding aldolase, with amino-acid sequence MAGTVQCLGYKAFGLQILSEFPLPELPRTDHPGRIGSLSVVEGHLTDRWEDIPKITPNLGIAEHEVMFMVKGTAIFSIQNGSTITVSPAAGADPDSIRLFILGSCMGVVLMQKGILALHGSSLVLDNKAYALVGRSGAGKSTLASYLMDQGHLLVSDDVIPVLVHNGHPLAVPGYPQQKLWQQSLDYLGMNSSAYRPLFQRETKFAVPVHDRFQSEPLPLAGIFELSVVQDGPVAVEAISGLDRLHTLYNHTYQKALVDPMGVREWHFGLLASFVNRLPMYRLTRPEQGFSAPQQTEMIMETIMPKVKEMNL
- a CDS encoding lasso peptide biosynthesis PqqD family chaperone codes for the protein MNMNTTEVLSLDSVLVQREGNIASDMDGEKVMLNVKNGKYYNLGEVGGEIWEALASPVSIRQIAGKMQEIFEVPAELAQQDVIDFVQNLLNEDLVSIVSGP
- a CDS encoding lasso peptide biosynthesis B2 protein; the encoded protein is MMTLRRLRLLLVHDKALLALLPETLWRLMLVRIQLLFPFARTAPQLGVKSLETPSVSKASDIRRIQQITKAIRVMSRYTPWKSTCMVRAVAALKMLEKRGIESTLYMGVARDKQGQMIAHAWLRSGAHYVSGDDAMQGFVVVEKFAKVLQAE
- a CDS encoding ABC transporter ATP-binding protein, producing MQVIIYYVRQLQRLSGVKLYLNLLGMVISGLLESSAILLLVPMLGMAGIQLGGAAAGYHLPMLGFISELPQSTALLLVLGSYVLIVLCQNLIARFVAIRNVEIQQTYGRQLRYEVYSALLRAQWSFFLRKRTSDLINMMTTELARVLAGISGFLQLLTSLLFTLVQIAFAFWLSPKMTLAVLVCAALLSIFSRRFIRKAKRLGSRSTELGKTYLGGITDQLNGIKDIKSNNLEQSRLEWLHAFTGEVKQEQLDYTRLRSNSQLLYKLSATLLIALFIFVSFRFMQVAGPNLLLVILVFTRLWPTFSTLQSLLEQLASVVPSFKQLQSLQEECLAAVEHEPDQGVEQVSPMTLEHGLEARNVDFRYHADEPQYSLQNVNVRIPARKMTAIVGRSGAGKSTLVDLLMGLMQPENGEILADGQPVTGERLLSYRRSIGYVAQDPFLYNATIRDNLMMIKPDAEEAELWEALEFASSADFVRKLPDGLDTLLGDRGVRLSGGERQRLVLARAIIRKPSILVLDEATSALDTENEQRIQEALERIKASVTVIVIAHRLSTIRGADQILVIDQGRVIQQGVYSGLASEKGGMFSRLLKGQEEARYTNGDIRTQA